One region of Microbacterium rhizosphaerae genomic DNA includes:
- a CDS encoding S8 family peptidase — translation MTDLPPDSSADRPAASWRDRYDAARAQGVPLDPASEPVQGVNAYPTSYDRSHLLVTVADGALDALLDLLGEAASDFGWGIELQNMDGTPVSREDASARARRWRDALDLPTVHRVSIFPAPSPDKDDQPVPPIDAWRLLQRARARVSTNGGKPDVPGVSLDHVLTIDPFGGTNPFGGTNPFGGTNPFGGTNPFGGTNPFGGTNPFGGTNPFGGTNAPGTDSYAQPGSGGRQVVDYIGPAPARSGALASEGRRPVVAILDTGCGVHPWLTDEIVTRTPSFDGHAIGEHRAATDPELHGDLIGQFDGAIDPASGHGTFIAGIIRQLAPEADLIAVRVANSAGVLLEGDFMMAVRSLVRWMATPEDEGGRRIDVINMSLGYYHETPEDELFDHTLSELLVAARRQGCAVVCSAGNDATDRPAFPAALWDWPGADFVVEDPDDVAPHLSVGALNPNHRTVALFSNIGGWVRVYAPGVSVLSTTPPFNGGIQAGTRNDRYGLRRETIDPDDCTGGFGLWSGTSFAAPHIAGLLASHLSEHLMGGEVDRAARIALLKGVAAHLEKTHAGVAVAPSEQ, via the coding sequence ATGACAGACCTTCCCCCCGACTCGTCCGCTGACCGCCCGGCCGCTTCCTGGCGTGATCGGTACGACGCCGCCCGAGCGCAGGGCGTGCCGCTCGATCCGGCCAGTGAGCCTGTGCAGGGGGTCAACGCCTATCCGACCTCGTACGACCGGTCGCACCTGCTGGTGACGGTCGCCGACGGAGCGCTGGACGCGCTGCTCGACCTGCTGGGGGAGGCCGCGTCGGACTTCGGCTGGGGCATCGAGCTGCAGAACATGGACGGCACGCCGGTCAGCCGGGAGGATGCGTCGGCCCGTGCGCGCCGCTGGCGCGATGCGCTCGACCTTCCCACGGTGCACCGCGTGTCGATCTTCCCGGCGCCGAGCCCCGACAAGGACGATCAGCCGGTGCCGCCGATCGACGCCTGGCGCCTGCTGCAGCGCGCCCGGGCCCGGGTCAGCACGAACGGCGGCAAGCCGGATGTGCCCGGCGTCAGCCTCGACCATGTGCTCACCATCGATCCGTTCGGCGGGACGAACCCGTTCGGGGGGACGAACCCCTTCGGGGGGACGAACCCGTTCGGCGGGACCAATCCCTTCGGGGGGACGAACCCCTTCGGCGGGACGAACCCGTTCGGCGGCACGAACCCTTTCGGCGGCACGAACGCGCCGGGTACCGACAGCTACGCCCAGCCGGGCAGCGGCGGAAGACAGGTGGTCGACTACATCGGGCCGGCTCCCGCGCGTTCCGGGGCGCTGGCGTCCGAAGGACGCCGTCCGGTCGTGGCCATTCTCGATACCGGATGCGGCGTGCATCCCTGGCTGACGGACGAGATCGTGACGCGGACGCCCTCGTTCGACGGTCATGCGATCGGCGAGCACCGCGCGGCGACCGATCCCGAGCTGCACGGCGACCTCATCGGACAGTTCGACGGGGCCATCGACCCCGCATCCGGGCACGGCACCTTCATCGCGGGGATCATCCGCCAGCTCGCACCGGAGGCCGACCTCATCGCGGTCCGCGTGGCGAACAGCGCCGGCGTGCTTCTCGAAGGCGACTTCATGATGGCGGTGCGGTCACTCGTCAGGTGGATGGCGACCCCCGAGGACGAGGGCGGGCGCCGGATCGACGTGATCAACATGTCGCTCGGCTACTACCACGAGACTCCCGAGGACGAGCTCTTCGACCACACGTTGTCCGAGCTGCTCGTGGCGGCGCGCCGGCAGGGGTGCGCAGTCGTGTGCTCTGCCGGCAACGACGCGACGGATCGCCCGGCATTCCCCGCCGCGCTGTGGGACTGGCCCGGTGCGGACTTCGTCGTCGAGGATCCGGACGACGTGGCGCCGCACCTCTCGGTGGGGGCGCTCAATCCGAACCACCGTACGGTCGCGCTGTTCAGCAACATCGGTGGATGGGTGCGGGTGTACGCCCCCGGAGTCTCGGTGCTGAGCACGACGCCTCCGTTCAATGGCGGCATCCAGGCGGGGACTCGGAACGATCGGTACGGCCTCCGCCGCGAGACGATCGACCCGGATGACTGCACGGGCGGGTTCGGACTGTGGAGCGGGACCTCGTTCGCAGCGCCCCACATCGCAGGGCTGCTCGCATCTCACCTCTCCGAGCACCTCATGGGCGGAGAGGTCGACCGGGCGGCGCGCATCGCCCTGCTGAAGGGGGTCGCGGCCCACCTGGAGAAGACGCACGCGGGGGTGGCGGTGGCCCCGAGCGAGCAGTGA
- a CDS encoding RNA polymerase sigma factor, whose protein sequence is MTDIDRSEPDGQERTGNAWAAASDDSAAPARWEHAADLFLRWREGETRAMDELVRLMTPVLWHVVRAYGLDAALAEDVVQTTWLTLVRRHETIIDPRAVSGWLTMCARREAWRVGRLQRRADPTEVEHLEPHLPTYESAEHTAGVEDDQRRLWTSVGKLDDRCQRLLRVIAFDDRPDYARIAADLSMPVGLIGPTRQRCLGKLRALLEGDGWRDHDAN, encoded by the coding sequence ATGACCGACATCGATCGGTCGGAGCCGGACGGCCAAGAGCGTACTGGGAACGCGTGGGCTGCGGCATCCGACGATTCGGCCGCGCCCGCACGATGGGAGCACGCGGCAGACCTGTTCCTGCGCTGGCGCGAGGGTGAGACCCGTGCGATGGACGAGCTCGTGCGCCTCATGACACCCGTGCTCTGGCACGTCGTGCGCGCGTACGGGCTCGATGCCGCGCTCGCCGAGGACGTCGTCCAGACCACGTGGCTCACGCTCGTGCGCCGGCACGAGACGATCATCGATCCTCGTGCGGTGTCCGGATGGCTGACGATGTGCGCGCGCCGCGAAGCGTGGCGCGTCGGCAGACTGCAGCGCCGCGCCGATCCGACCGAGGTCGAGCACCTGGAACCCCACCTTCCGACGTACGAGTCGGCCGAGCACACCGCCGGGGTCGAAGACGACCAGCGGCGCCTGTGGACGTCGGTCGGCAAACTCGACGACCGATGCCAGCGCCTGCTGCGTGTCATCGCGTTCGACGACCGGCCAGACTACGCGCGCATCGCCGCGGACCTGTCGATGCCGGTCGGCTTGATCGGACCGACGCGCCAGCGGTGCCTGGGAAAGCTGCGCGCCTTGCTCGAGGGCGACGGATGGAGGGACCACGATGCAAACTGA
- a CDS encoding glutamine amidotransferase-related protein has product MSARLLYVCVRPQRGAGEAEYESFRSAAGLAADEIDALDLVRNPMPDLDAYTAYMVGGSPFNMTDPETSKTEAQKHVEAGLAELAQAAADGGPAALFTCYGIGIATRTLGGEVSRAHPEDTGPTVVALTPEGERDPLFGDLATRFTALTAHKEGSSTVPPGGVLLAQGDASAVQAYRYGDRLYATQFHPEATTKAFTERMAIYRDDGYFASADYEVLAARVLATSVTEPMRLVRAFAGRFG; this is encoded by the coding sequence ATGAGCGCCCGCCTGCTGTACGTCTGCGTGCGTCCTCAGCGCGGTGCGGGCGAGGCCGAATACGAATCCTTCCGCAGCGCGGCGGGGCTCGCGGCCGACGAGATCGACGCGCTGGACCTCGTCCGCAATCCGATGCCCGACCTGGACGCGTACACCGCCTACATGGTCGGCGGCAGCCCCTTCAACATGACGGATCCCGAGACGTCGAAGACCGAAGCGCAGAAGCACGTCGAAGCCGGCCTGGCGGAGCTGGCGCAGGCGGCGGCCGACGGCGGTCCGGCCGCGCTGTTCACCTGCTACGGCATCGGGATCGCCACGAGAACGCTCGGCGGCGAGGTCAGCCGGGCGCACCCCGAGGACACCGGGCCGACGGTCGTCGCCCTCACGCCCGAGGGCGAGCGCGATCCGCTCTTCGGCGACCTCGCCACGCGGTTCACCGCCCTGACGGCGCACAAGGAAGGGTCGTCGACCGTGCCGCCGGGCGGCGTGCTGCTGGCGCAGGGCGATGCGTCCGCGGTCCAGGCGTACCGCTACGGCGACCGGCTGTACGCGACGCAGTTCCACCCGGAGGCGACGACCAAGGCGTTCACGGAGCGCATGGCGATCTACCGCGACGACGGGTACTTCGCCTCCGCGGACTACGAGGTGCTCGCCGCCCGCGTCCTCGCGACATCGGTCACCGAGCCGATGCGCCTCGTGCGCGCCTTCGCCGGGCGGTTCGGCTGA
- a CDS encoding TetR family transcriptional regulator codes for MAAGRGPGRPVEADPEAIALTALRLFAARGIDEVTMADVAEAAGVSRRTLYRWFPSKGALVWGGASEADERFEAAWAAAADLPLLDRVRAGYEASLAPLGPEPDATRLRLRFIDSSPALAAVGSELQERMGEHLAAHVSEALGLPADSLRIAALTGAIGGASYAALVWWARGDDPRAPAEIVDEALVPLAGLF; via the coding sequence ATGGCAGCAGGCAGAGGGCCCGGTCGCCCGGTCGAGGCGGACCCCGAGGCGATCGCGCTCACGGCCCTGCGTCTGTTCGCGGCCCGCGGCATCGACGAGGTCACGATGGCCGACGTCGCGGAGGCCGCCGGCGTGAGTCGCCGCACGCTCTACCGCTGGTTCCCGTCCAAGGGCGCGCTCGTGTGGGGCGGAGCCTCCGAGGCGGACGAACGCTTCGAGGCGGCGTGGGCGGCCGCCGCGGATCTGCCGCTGCTCGACCGGGTGCGCGCGGGGTACGAGGCATCCCTCGCCCCCCTGGGCCCGGAACCGGATGCGACGCGCCTGCGCCTGCGCTTCATCGACTCGAGCCCGGCGCTCGCCGCGGTCGGCTCCGAGCTGCAGGAGCGGATGGGCGAGCATCTCGCCGCGCACGTGTCCGAGGCGCTCGGTCTGCCTGCCGACAGCCTGCGCATCGCGGCACTCACCGGAGCGATCGGCGGTGCGTCCTACGCGGCGCTCGTGTGGTGGGCACGTGGCGACGACCCGCGCGCGCCGGCGGAGATCGTCGACGAGGCACTGGTGCCCCTCGCCGGCCTCTTCTGA
- a CDS encoding SDR family oxidoreductase gives MSTAIVPGRFEGRTAVVTGAGSGIGKATALRLLAEGATVVASDISAPRLEELAAEVGSAKLKTVPGDVAAADTIDAILAAADGVVDALANNAGIMDAFLPVGELTDEMWDRVMGVNVTGPMRLTRAVLPGMLARGAGAIVNTASEAGIRASASGTAYTASKHAVIGLTKSTAFFYGPQGVRTNAVAPGAVMTNIEAPFHSEFAAGRIGPIMQTTIPGAAQPEELAAAITWLLSDDASFINGAILMADGGWSAV, from the coding sequence ATGAGCACCGCCATCGTCCCGGGCCGATTCGAGGGCAGGACCGCCGTCGTCACGGGCGCCGGCTCCGGCATCGGCAAGGCGACCGCCCTGCGCCTGCTGGCCGAGGGAGCGACCGTCGTCGCATCCGACATCTCCGCCCCCCGTCTCGAGGAGCTCGCGGCCGAGGTCGGCAGCGCCAAGCTGAAGACCGTGCCCGGCGATGTCGCTGCGGCCGACACGATCGACGCGATCCTCGCCGCGGCCGACGGTGTCGTCGACGCGCTCGCCAACAACGCCGGCATCATGGATGCCTTCCTCCCGGTCGGCGAGCTCACCGACGAGATGTGGGACCGCGTCATGGGCGTCAACGTCACCGGGCCGATGCGCCTGACCCGCGCCGTGCTGCCCGGCATGCTCGCGCGCGGCGCGGGCGCCATCGTCAACACGGCGAGCGAGGCCGGCATCCGCGCCTCCGCCTCGGGCACCGCGTACACCGCATCGAAGCACGCGGTCATCGGGCTGACCAAGAGCACCGCGTTCTTCTACGGCCCGCAGGGAGTGCGCACGAACGCCGTCGCGCCCGGCGCGGTCATGACGAACATCGAGGCGCCGTTCCACTCGGAGTTCGCCGCCGGCCGCATCGGTCCGATCATGCAGACCACGATTCCCGGGGCCGCTCAGCCGGAGGAGCTCGCCGCCGCGATCACCTGGCTGCTCAGCGACGACGCATCTTTCATCAATGGCGCGATCCTCATGGCCGACGGCGGCTGGTCGGCCGTCTGA
- a CDS encoding glutaminase gives MTGLRELFDIARGRLAGAPQERLGELLPGRRILGVPRAARIVPRGAAWHLGVLLLTDEGVLETGEILRAREEVRRGFAAESQRQRAALAAAARRGGFAEGETVHVGWRELDLGAVERGGSSGPLALRDGEPVVRWSRSGGFAPLAGYLDERVELLRHPPQGAT, from the coding sequence GTGACCGGGCTCCGCGAGCTGTTCGACATCGCGCGCGGCAGGCTGGCCGGCGCGCCGCAGGAGCGGCTCGGCGAGCTCCTGCCGGGACGGCGGATTCTCGGCGTCCCGCGCGCGGCGCGGATCGTTCCGCGCGGCGCCGCGTGGCATCTCGGCGTGCTGCTGCTGACCGACGAGGGCGTCCTCGAGACGGGCGAGATCCTCCGGGCGCGCGAAGAGGTGCGCCGGGGGTTCGCCGCCGAGTCGCAGCGGCAGCGCGCGGCACTGGCCGCGGCCGCCCGGCGGGGCGGCTTCGCCGAGGGAGAGACGGTGCACGTCGGCTGGCGCGAACTCGACCTCGGCGCCGTCGAGCGGGGCGGCAGCTCCGGTCCGCTCGCGCTGCGCGACGGCGAGCCGGTCGTGCGCTGGAGCCGCTCCGGCGGCTTCGCGCCGCTCGCCGGCTACCTCGATGAGCGGGTCGAGCTCCTGCGGCATCCGCCGCAGGGCGCGACCTGA
- a CDS encoding cation:proton antiporter, with product MDFGLDLVLVPLAAVLAPLLARGLGRWVPIPVVVFELVLGIVFGPSVLGWANPTAFMHTLSQLGLAMLFFVAGTEIEFQALRGRTGRRAGLGWLISLAVGVAVGWIIAPGEPAIIIGIAMASTALGALLPILRDAGELKTPFGRAVGALGTVGEFGPLVAISIFLGNRSPGRATIVLALFVLIAAGAVWYAFRAPRGRLHGFVTSTLHTSGQFAVRLVLLILAALVFLSLVLDIDMLLGAFTAGIVWRLMIRDADEHLREQVESKIEAVAFGFLVPIFFIYTGVTFDLASLLKTPVLLALVPATALALLLVRGVPSMLAAPAGSGARDRISIALLGATALPIIVAVTGIGVDKHIIPSSAAAVLVGAGMLSMLVYPLIGMSLRHERVDPAAEVAEEKL from the coding sequence ATGGACTTCGGCCTCGACCTGGTGCTGGTCCCTCTCGCCGCGGTGCTCGCGCCGCTGCTGGCCCGCGGCCTCGGCCGATGGGTCCCCATCCCCGTCGTCGTCTTCGAACTGGTGCTCGGCATCGTCTTCGGACCCAGCGTGCTGGGATGGGCGAATCCGACCGCGTTCATGCACACGCTGTCGCAGCTCGGGCTCGCGATGCTCTTCTTCGTCGCCGGCACCGAGATCGAGTTCCAGGCGCTGCGGGGTCGCACGGGCCGTCGAGCAGGACTCGGGTGGCTCATCAGCCTCGCCGTCGGTGTCGCGGTCGGCTGGATCATCGCGCCCGGGGAGCCCGCGATCATCATCGGCATCGCGATGGCGTCGACCGCGCTCGGCGCGCTGCTGCCGATCCTGCGGGATGCGGGAGAGCTGAAGACGCCCTTCGGGCGCGCCGTGGGCGCACTCGGCACGGTCGGGGAGTTCGGCCCGCTCGTTGCGATCTCGATCTTCCTGGGCAATCGCTCGCCGGGACGGGCGACGATCGTGCTCGCTCTCTTCGTCCTCATCGCCGCCGGCGCGGTCTGGTATGCCTTCAGGGCCCCGCGTGGGCGCCTGCACGGCTTCGTGACGTCGACGCTGCACACCTCAGGCCAGTTCGCCGTGCGGCTCGTCCTGCTGATCCTCGCGGCGCTCGTGTTCCTCAGCCTCGTTCTCGACATCGACATGCTGCTCGGCGCGTTCACGGCCGGCATCGTCTGGCGGCTCATGATCCGGGATGCCGACGAGCACCTGCGCGAGCAGGTGGAGAGCAAGATCGAGGCCGTCGCCTTCGGCTTCCTCGTGCCGATCTTCTTCATCTACACGGGGGTGACGTTCGATCTCGCATCCCTGCTGAAGACCCCCGTGCTGCTCGCCCTCGTGCCGGCGACCGCGCTCGCCCTTCTCCTCGTGCGCGGCGTGCCGTCGATGCTCGCCGCTCCGGCCGGCTCCGGCGCCCGCGATCGGATATCGATCGCTCTGCTCGGTGCGACGGCGCTGCCGATCATCGTCGCCGTCACCGGCATCGGCGTGGACAAGCACATCATTCCGAGCAGCGCCGCGGCCGTCCTGGTCGGCGCCGGCATGCTGTCGATGCTCGTCTACCCGCTCATCGGGATGTCGCTGCGGCACGAGCGCGTCGATCCGGCCGCCGAAGTGGCCGAAGAGAAGCTGTGA
- a CDS encoding NRDE family protein: MCTVVIRVPEPGEGPVRLLAVRDEDPDRGWMPLGENWPDRPGVVGVRDRRAGGAWLAADLASHRLAVLLNRRSPEPPDGVQLISRGGIPLDAVAGIPIAPTAATAGFNLVTVDASGASVLTWDGVERGETRIPPGTHMIAHEGLDDPATARIAAWRDAFALAPTDGPDWFVPWLEVLRASAGVDPDDERAIVRDNRPLGYPTLSTLLCAASTSADGIDVRYAEFAEPGHWDAVTLR; the protein is encoded by the coding sequence ATGTGCACGGTCGTCATCCGGGTGCCCGAGCCGGGCGAGGGGCCGGTTCGGCTCCTCGCGGTGCGCGACGAGGATCCGGACCGGGGATGGATGCCGCTCGGTGAGAACTGGCCCGATCGCCCGGGTGTCGTCGGCGTGCGAGACCGGCGCGCGGGCGGGGCGTGGCTCGCGGCCGACCTCGCATCCCACCGCCTCGCGGTGCTGCTGAACCGCCGCAGCCCCGAGCCGCCGGACGGCGTGCAGCTGATCTCCCGCGGGGGCATCCCGCTCGACGCGGTGGCGGGGATCCCGATCGCGCCGACGGCGGCGACCGCGGGGTTCAACCTCGTGACAGTGGATGCCTCGGGCGCGAGCGTCCTCACGTGGGACGGCGTGGAGCGGGGGGAGACCCGCATCCCGCCCGGCACCCACATGATCGCCCACGAGGGTCTCGACGACCCCGCCACCGCGCGCATCGCGGCCTGGCGCGACGCGTTCGCCCTCGCGCCGACGGACGGCCCGGACTGGTTCGTGCCGTGGCTCGAGGTGCTCCGGGCATCGGCCGGCGTCGATCCCGACGACGAGCGTGCGATCGTGCGCGACAACCGGCCACTGGGCTATCCGACCCTGTCGACGCTCCTGTGCGCGGCCTCGACGAGCGCGGACGGCATCGACGTCCGGTACGCGGAATTCGCCGAGCCGGGACACTGGGATGCCGTGACCCTGCGCTGA
- the coaBC gene encoding bifunctional phosphopantothenoylcysteine decarboxylase/phosphopantothenate--cysteine ligase CoaBC: protein MFVVVAVTGGIAAYKTVQVVRSLVLAGHEVHVVPTENALRFVGAPTWEAISRHPVTASVHDDVAAVRHVALGQAADIVIVAPATANTLAKMAAGLADDLVGTTLLATTAPVVVAPAMHTEMWRHPATVANIETLRARGVHIVGPDEGALTGADVGPGRMSEPDEIVARALALVEGRRDLAGLVVVVSAGGTREPLDPVRFLGNRSSGLQGVALARAAAERGAEVRLVAAHVDDGVLRDAASPRIRLTRAGTAAELGDAVRAASVGADVVVMAAAVADYRPVDVADAKLTKESVPGPRLTLELVQTEDILARLVADRTDGAQTIVGFAAETAPTRAELLERGRRKRERKGVDLLVVNEVGWSLGFESGDNAVVVIGRRGEPIAEASGSKRAVADAVWDAVLAARA, encoded by the coding sequence GTGTTCGTCGTCGTCGCAGTCACGGGCGGGATCGCCGCATATAAGACGGTACAGGTCGTGCGCTCGCTCGTGCTCGCCGGGCACGAGGTGCACGTCGTCCCCACCGAGAACGCCCTCCGATTCGTGGGCGCACCGACGTGGGAGGCGATCAGCCGCCACCCCGTGACCGCGAGCGTGCACGACGACGTCGCCGCCGTGCGGCACGTCGCGCTCGGGCAGGCCGCCGATATCGTGATCGTCGCTCCCGCCACGGCGAACACCCTCGCCAAGATGGCCGCCGGCCTCGCCGACGACCTCGTCGGCACGACCCTCCTGGCCACGACGGCGCCGGTGGTCGTCGCCCCCGCGATGCACACCGAGATGTGGCGGCACCCCGCCACGGTGGCGAACATCGAGACACTGCGGGCCCGCGGCGTGCACATCGTCGGACCCGACGAGGGCGCCCTGACGGGCGCGGACGTCGGTCCCGGGCGCATGTCCGAGCCGGACGAGATCGTCGCCCGCGCGCTCGCCCTCGTCGAGGGCCGCCGCGACCTCGCGGGCCTGGTGGTCGTGGTCTCGGCAGGCGGCACGCGCGAGCCCCTCGATCCAGTGCGCTTCCTCGGCAACCGCTCGAGCGGACTGCAGGGCGTCGCCCTCGCCCGCGCGGCCGCCGAGCGCGGCGCCGAGGTCAGGCTCGTCGCGGCCCACGTCGACGACGGAGTCCTGAGGGATGCCGCATCCCCTCGCATCCGCCTCACCCGCGCCGGGACGGCGGCAGAACTGGGCGACGCGGTGCGCGCGGCATCCGTCGGCGCCGATGTCGTCGTCATGGCCGCCGCCGTCGCGGACTACCGACCAGTCGACGTCGCCGACGCCAAGCTCACGAAGGAGTCGGTTCCCGGACCGCGCCTCACGCTCGAGCTCGTGCAGACGGAGGACATCCTCGCGCGCCTCGTCGCCGATCGGACGGATGGTGCGCAGACGATCGTCGGCTTCGCAGCCGAGACCGCGCCGACCCGTGCGGAACTGCTCGAGCGCGGCCGGCGCAAGCGCGAGCGCAAGGGCGTCGACCTCCTCGTCGTGAACGAGGTCGGCTGGAGCCTCGGCTTCGAGAGCGGCGACAACGCGGTCGTCGTCATCGGTCGTCGGGGCGAACCGATCGCCGAGGCTTCCGGTTCGAAGCGCGCGGTCGCCGACGCCGTCTGGGACGCGGTCCTCGCCGCCCGCGCGTGA
- a CDS encoding aspartate aminotransferase family protein — MSLTTEPVARTDAELQAMAREHLWMHFSRQSTMERDGVPIIVRGEGHHIWDSNGKRYIDGLAGLFVVNAGHGRKRLADVAAKQAEELAFFPIWSYAHPAAIELADRLAGLAPGDLNRVFFSTGGGEAVETAFKLAKYYWKLQGRPTKHKVISRAISYHGTTQGALAITGLPGIKGMFEPVTPGGFRVPNTNFYRAAEMGAPADDIEAFGVWAADRIEEMILFEGPETVAAVFLEPVQNSGGCFPPPPGYFQRVREICDKYDVLLVSDEVICAFGRIGEYFACNAYGYQPDMITFAKGVTSGYAPLGGTIISDRIYEPFRHGDTAFYHGYTFGGHPVSSAVALANLDIFEEEGLNAHVRENSPLFRAELESLSDLPIVGDVRGDGYFFGIELVKDKHTRETFDDDEAERLLRGFLSKALFDAGLYCRADDRGDPVIQLAPPLTIGPSEFAEIGQILRGVLTEAWTRL; from the coding sequence ATGTCGCTCACAACCGAACCCGTCGCCCGTACCGACGCCGAACTGCAGGCCATGGCCCGCGAGCATCTGTGGATGCACTTCTCGCGGCAGTCCACGATGGAGCGCGACGGCGTGCCCATCATCGTCCGCGGCGAGGGTCATCACATCTGGGACTCGAACGGCAAGCGGTACATCGACGGGCTGGCGGGCCTGTTCGTGGTCAACGCCGGCCACGGCCGCAAGCGCCTCGCCGACGTCGCCGCGAAGCAGGCCGAGGAACTCGCCTTCTTCCCGATCTGGTCGTACGCGCACCCGGCCGCCATCGAGCTGGCCGATCGCCTGGCCGGCCTCGCCCCGGGCGACCTGAACCGGGTGTTCTTCTCGACGGGCGGCGGTGAGGCGGTCGAGACCGCCTTCAAGCTCGCCAAGTACTACTGGAAGCTGCAGGGCCGCCCCACCAAGCACAAGGTGATCTCGCGGGCCATCTCGTATCACGGCACGACGCAGGGCGCACTGGCCATCACCGGTCTGCCGGGCATCAAGGGCATGTTCGAGCCCGTCACCCCGGGCGGCTTCCGCGTGCCGAACACGAACTTCTACCGCGCGGCCGAGATGGGCGCGCCGGCCGACGACATCGAGGCGTTCGGCGTCTGGGCCGCCGACCGCATCGAGGAGATGATCCTCTTCGAGGGCCCCGAGACGGTGGCCGCCGTGTTCCTGGAGCCGGTGCAGAACTCGGGTGGATGCTTCCCCCCTCCCCCCGGCTACTTCCAGCGCGTGCGCGAGATCTGCGACAAGTACGACGTGCTGCTCGTCAGCGACGAGGTCATCTGCGCCTTCGGTCGTATCGGCGAATACTTCGCGTGCAACGCGTACGGCTACCAGCCCGACATGATCACGTTCGCGAAGGGCGTCACGAGCGGCTACGCGCCCCTCGGCGGCACCATCATCTCCGACAGGATCTACGAGCCGTTCCGGCACGGCGACACCGCGTTCTACCACGGGTACACGTTCGGCGGGCACCCGGTGTCGTCGGCCGTCGCCCTCGCCAACCTCGACATCTTCGAGGAAGAGGGTCTCAACGCCCACGTGCGGGAGAACTCCCCGCTCTTCCGCGCCGAGCTGGAGTCCCTCAGCGACCTCCCGATCGTCGGCGACGTCCGCGGCGACGGCTACTTCTTCGGCATCGAGCTGGTCAAGGACAAGCACACCCGCGAGACGTTCGACGACGACGAGGCCGAGCGCCTGCTGCGCGGATTCCTGTCGAAGGCCCTGTTCGACGCGGGCCTGTACTGCCGCGCCGACGACCGCGGCGACCCCGTCATCCAGCTCGCTCCGCCGCTGACGATCGGGCCGTCCGAGTTCGCGGAGATCGGCCAGATCCTGCGCGGCGTGCTGACGGAGGCGTGGACGAGGCTCTGA